A stretch of the Fusarium musae strain F31 chromosome 2, whole genome shotgun sequence genome encodes the following:
- a CDS encoding hypothetical protein (EggNog:ENOG41~CAZy:GT8), with the protein MTAKEYTDDPRFNECWTKLIAFSITDYSRIVLLDSDMLPLQNMDELMDLDLDSSSVSESGDATRSKRVFAACHACTCNPLRKPHYPPNWNPENCAFTSQHSSPDVAQTSGADISTGLGKLNSGLLVINPSKVIFDQIVTKMNETGLDYQFPDQDLLADLYKGRWVALPYIYNALKTMRDPSVHGAIWRDDKVKNVHYILSPKPWDELAPDGAWKGNNPIHKWWIDAYKSMRAEEKTLGIS; encoded by the coding sequence ATGACCGCAAAGGAATACACCGATGACCCGCGTTTCAACGAGTGCTGGACAAAGCTAATCGCCTTCTCAATCACGGACTACTCACGAATAGTTCTGCTGGACTCAGATATGCTACCGCTACAGAACATGGATGAGCTGATGGACCTTGACCTCGATTCGTCGTCAGTGAGCGAATCTGGAGACGCGACTCGCAGTAAAAGAGTGTTTGCTGCTTGTCATGCTTGTACATGCAATCCCCTGCGAAAGCCGCACTATCCGCCGAACTGGAACCCTGAGAATTGCGCGTTCACATCTCAGCATTCTTCACCAGACGTCGCACAAACTTCCGGGGCAGATATCTCAACAGGCTTGGGCAAACTAAACAGCGGGCTTCTCGTCATCAACCCGTCGAAAGTTATTTTTGATCAGATCGTCACAAAGATGAATGAGACTGGTCTTGACTACCAGTTTCCAGATCAGGACCTATTGGCAGATCTATACAAAGGCCGTTGGGTCGCATTGCCATATATCTACAACGCCTTGAAGACGATGCGGGATCCAAGCGTGCACGGAGCTATATGGCGTGATGATAAGGTCAAGAACGTGCATTACATTCTCAGTCCTAAGCCATGGGATGAGCTAGCACCTGATGGGGCGTGGAAGGGGAACAACCCTATACACAAGTGGTGGATTGACGCGTACAAGTCAATGCGTGCAGAGGAAAAGACACTTGGAATCTCGTGA
- a CDS encoding hypothetical protein (EggNog:ENOG41), with translation MGDMVETEAMDDIAVYELHGGIGDGADMVLGFNGCLISVSISPSSGSSVRDTQGQQDRPLQDHFIDAIDKATVCQDNDEYEELVDEVFIVILDAGRPLFRQLTFPQGEQGLRKSLHHYLFPPFFHFRLEAPTSTGSVSIIPITSDETNIIYTVDPATDQGSHDELGICQELPSYTPEELFATEVFERGSRSVTAAVQVQRQDMLCKASGEPDRISSTRIGREIQCLHRIREYFPSGSIRIPQLLGYVHHNDTKHILGLLRQWVPGRRLDDVVTSATPQNKEKWASQVRQTVELLHQNRLIWGNGSPGNIIIDEQDNAWLIDFGGGYTQGWIDEELAETKEGDEQALERITQLLSGSEGMPVSP, from the coding sequence ATGGGTGACATGGTAGAAACGGAGGCAATGGATGACATCGCTGTTTACGAACTTCATGGTGGCATCGGGGACGGTGCAGATATGGTACTTGGATTCAATGGCTGCTTAATTTCCGTCTCCATATCTCCTAGCAGCGGATCGTCTGTAAGGGACACGCAAGGGCAGCAAGATCGTCCTCTACAAGATCATTTTATTGATGCCATAGACAAGGCTACCGTGTGTCAGGACAACGACGAGTATGAGGAGCTTGTGGATGAGGTTTTCATCGTGATTCTCGACGCCGGAAGACCTCTTTTCCGTCAGTTGACATTCCCGCAAGGCGAACAGGGTCTGAGGAAATCTCTGCATCATTACCTATTTCCTCCTTTCTTCCACTTCCGTTTGGAAGCCCCTACGTCTACAGGCAGTGTCTCCATTATACCCATCACTTCCGACGAAACAAATATCATATATACAGTTGACCCTGCCACTGATCAAGGTTCTCATGACGAGTTGGGGATCTGCCAAGAGTTGCCTAGCTATACGCCTGAGGAACTCTTTGCTACCGAGGTGTTTGAACGTGGTTCACGGAGCGTTACAGCTGCCGTCCAAGTACAAAGGCAAGATATGTTGTGCAAGGCGAGTGGTGAACCAGACAGAATCTCTAGTACCAGGATTGGACGGGAGATCCAATGCCTTCACAGGATAAGGGAATACTTTCCATCTGGATCTATACGTAttcctcaacttcttggATACGTCCATCACAACGATACGAAGCACATTTTGGGACTTCTTCGACAGTGGGTGCCAGGACGCAgacttgacgatgttgttaCTTCTGCTACGCCACAGAACAAGGAGAAATGGGCTTCCCAAGTCCGGCAAACCGTGGAGCTCCTTCACCAAAATAGATTGATATGGGGAAACGGATCCCCTGGAAATATCATCATCGATGAGCAGGACAATGCATGGCTAATTGATTTTGGGGGCGGGTATACACAAGGATGGATTGATGAGGAACTAGCTGAAacaaaagaaggagatgagcAAGCCCTGGAAAGGATTACTCAATTGCTAAGCGGAAGTGAGGGTATGCCCGTATCTCCATAG
- a CDS encoding hypothetical protein (EggNog:ENOG41) codes for MSFRFPYHETPSKGSFNRDFNDAEKGQNDTSGMALAPLSKVYASEKANGHLTAFPPAHDGNMSSATQSTSSFHNYSKSDSSLPVLPKQKITQPASKKQEPRKSTLFILWFNTYKRLFVFVVTLNLVGIILTSVGQFQYAQDHLGSMVLGNLLFAILMRNELFFRILYMAFIYGLRSVVGAIKNEIDGSVVFAACWRSAFWLCTLRNCILSHRSIREPAVLITGVVTVVFIITSVATWSFVVLSNSYDATSGKDNSNAQSLITTENIWFTIFMTILIALPWVTVRQVPVEVEIPSSKVAVLRFERGMQQGLLGRIGRSALMEYHAFGIISEGRHSPYHYMVCGVQGDFTKSLVSDPPKKIWTRELKFAGIGHASAMFKRGIRVCTGTGIGAALSTCIQSKNWYG; via the exons ATGAGTTTCCGATTCCCTTATCACGAAACCCCGTCGAAGGGCAGTTTCAACCGCGATTTCAATGATGCAGAGAAAGGCCAGAACGACACCTCAGGAATGGCACTTGCACCACTGAGCAAAGTCTACGCATCCGAGAAAGCAAACGGCCATCTCACTGCCTTCCCTCCAGCTCATGATGGTAACATGTCGTCCGCCACCCAATCGACCTCATCCTTTCACAACTATAGCAAATCGGACTCCTCGTTGCCGGTTCTTCCAAAGCAAAAGATCACACAGCCGGCTTCAAAGAAGCAGGAGCCCAGAAAGAGCACCCTGTTCATACTTTGGTTCAACACATATAAGCGGCTTTTCGTTTTTGTCGTCACGCTCAACCTCGTTGGCATCATTCTCACCAGTGTCGGCCAGTTCCAATATGCTCAGGACCATCTTGGTTCCATGGTTCTTGGAAACTTGCTTTTTGCTATCTTGATGCGCAACGAGTTGTTCTTTCGGATCCTCTATATGGCATTTATCTACGGACTAAGAAGTGTAG TGGGCGCCATTAAGAATGAAATTGATGGCAGCGTCGTTTTTGCAGCATGTTGGAGGAGTGCATTCTGGCTGTGCACTCTCCGGAACTGC ATTCTCAGTCACCGCAGTATCCGTGAACCTGCTGTACTCATTACCGGGGTTGTCACCGTTGTCTTCATCATAACGTCCGTG GCAACATGGTCCTTCGTCGTTTTGAGCAACTCATATGATGCCACTAGCGGCAAGGATAATTCCAATGCGCAGTCCCTGATCACCACGGAAAACATCTGGTTCACCATCTTCATGACGATCTT GATCGCTCTCCCATGGGTCACAGTCCGACAGGTCCCCGTCGAGGTAGAAATACCGTCATCCAAGGTCGCCGTCCTCCGTTTCGAAAGGGGAATGCAGCAAGGACTTCTGGGACGCATTGGCcgctcagccttgatggaGTATCACGCTTTCGGCATCATCAGCGAAGGACGTCATTCGCCTTATCATTACATGGTTTGCGGTGTTCAAGGCGATTTCACAAAGAGTCTCGTTTCGGACCCGCCTAAAAAGATCTGGACACGAGAATTGAAGTTCG CTGGAATTGGTCACGCTTCGGCCATGTTCAAGAGGGGTATCCGTGTCTGCACCGGAACTGGCATTGGCGCTGCTCTATCAACATGCATCCAGAGCAAGAACTGGTATGGCTGA